A window of the Burkholderia sp. 9120 genome harbors these coding sequences:
- a CDS encoding PLP-dependent aminotransferase family protein — protein MAESESNRAASGTRVGTVMDSLRERIASRSLMPGARVPSIRAMTETLGVSKSTVVEAYDRLVAEGAIVARRGSGFFVSGHAPPLALADLGPRLDREVDPLWLTRQSLQAGAKVLKPGCGWMPPSWLPEDGVRRALRAVARDPQAPLAEYASPYGLPALRQQLAWRLAQHGVDAPPEQIVLTDSGTHSLDLVCRFLLEPGDTVLIDDPCYFNFQALLRAHRARIVGVPYTPSGPDLAAFERALIEHRPRLYVTNSAIHNPTGATLAPAVAHRVLKLAGEHDLLIVEDDIFADFEDEAAPRLAAFDGLARVVSIGSFSKTLSAAARCGYIAARPEWVESLIDLKLATSFGNGQLNASVVHRLLVDGTYRRHLESMRAKLADAMGETIRRLGYAGLDIWTRPRAGMFAWARLPDALDAADIARHALEAGVVFAPGNVFSASQSAAGFLRFNVSQCNRPKVYEVLQRAMEATSVSRQQALA, from the coding sequence ATGGCGGAAAGCGAGAGTAACCGTGCGGCCTCGGGCACGCGTGTCGGCACGGTGATGGACAGTCTGCGCGAGCGTATTGCGAGCCGCTCGCTGATGCCGGGCGCGCGCGTGCCGTCGATCCGCGCGATGACGGAAACGCTCGGCGTGTCGAAGTCGACGGTGGTGGAGGCCTACGACCGGCTGGTCGCGGAAGGCGCGATCGTCGCGCGGCGCGGCTCGGGGTTTTTCGTGTCGGGTCACGCGCCGCCGCTCGCGCTCGCCGATCTCGGGCCGCGTCTCGATCGCGAGGTCGATCCGCTGTGGCTCACGCGTCAGTCGTTGCAAGCGGGTGCGAAGGTACTGAAGCCGGGTTGCGGCTGGATGCCGCCGTCCTGGTTGCCGGAAGACGGCGTGCGCCGCGCGTTGCGGGCCGTGGCGCGCGATCCGCAGGCGCCGCTGGCCGAATACGCCAGTCCGTACGGCCTGCCGGCGCTGCGTCAGCAACTGGCGTGGCGGCTCGCGCAGCATGGCGTCGACGCGCCGCCGGAGCAGATCGTACTGACCGACAGCGGCACGCACTCGCTCGATCTGGTGTGCCGGTTCCTGCTCGAACCGGGCGACACCGTGCTGATCGACGACCCGTGCTACTTCAACTTCCAGGCATTGTTGCGCGCGCACCGTGCGCGGATCGTCGGCGTGCCTTATACGCCGTCCGGTCCCGATCTGGCGGCGTTCGAGCGGGCGCTGATCGAGCATCGCCCGCGGCTCTATGTGACCAATTCGGCGATCCACAATCCAACCGGCGCGACGCTGGCGCCGGCCGTCGCGCACCGGGTGCTGAAGCTGGCGGGCGAACACGATCTGCTGATCGTCGAGGACGACATCTTCGCCGATTTCGAAGACGAAGCCGCGCCGCGGCTTGCCGCGTTCGACGGGCTCGCGCGGGTGGTGTCGATCGGCAGTTTTTCGAAGACGCTGTCCGCGGCGGCGCGTTGCGGCTACATCGCCGCGCGCCCCGAATGGGTGGAATCGTTGATCGATCTGAAGCTGGCTACCTCGTTCGGGAATGGCCAACTCAACGCGAGCGTCGTGCACCGGTTGCTGGTGGACGGAACGTACCGGCGTCATCTGGAGTCGATGCGTGCGAAGCTTGCCGATGCGATGGGCGAGACGATCCGGCGGCTCGGCTACGCGGGCCTCGATATCTGGACCCGGCCACGCGCCGGCATGTTTGCGTGGGCGCGTCTGCCCGATGCGCTCGACGCGGCCGATATCGCGCGTCATGCGCTGGAGGCGGGGGTGGTGTTCGCGCCGGGCAATGTGTTCAGCGCGTCCCAATCGGCGGCCGGGTTTTTGCGCTTTAACGTGTCACAGTGCAATCGCCCGAAGGTCTACGAAGTGCTGCAACGCGCGATGGAAGCCACGTCCGTTTCCCGGCAGCAAGCGCTCGCCTGA
- a CDS encoding TAXI family TRAP transporter solute-binding subunit codes for MLKRLLAGWLGLALLVMSSLVCAEPTHYKIVTGPERGTYIQIGQDLSKWVAQPAGIDLEVMASKGSAENVQRMRFESGVKLALVQSDVYQAYLDMANAGNADAGTAIRPLRLIMPLYDEEINVVVRADSPMKTFADIKDKTISVGLLGSGTAQSATTLYHLMFGQPIPEQNIQHLSNEDALAALIVKKVDVAIIVVGQPAKLFNDMNPELLNQLRLLRADPAAPETARAKQTYFPATIRASSYPNWIKEDTPTLTVKAFLVTYDYGLRDTVVNLNRFADSLCANFDNLQEHGHPKWKQVKLELPTLVRGWKYYAPVEKHLRACLTNKSAAMNAAATQAVQKPRSTCTDQERLLLLCK; via the coding sequence ATGCTGAAGAGACTTCTGGCGGGATGGCTGGGGCTGGCGCTGCTGGTCATGTCTTCTCTGGTTTGCGCGGAGCCCACGCACTACAAGATCGTCACCGGTCCGGAGCGCGGCACGTATATCCAGATCGGTCAGGATCTGTCGAAATGGGTGGCGCAGCCGGCGGGCATCGACCTGGAAGTGATGGCGTCGAAGGGTTCGGCCGAGAACGTGCAGCGCATGCGCTTCGAGTCCGGCGTGAAGCTCGCGCTGGTGCAGTCCGACGTGTATCAGGCGTACCTCGACATGGCCAACGCGGGCAATGCCGACGCCGGCACCGCGATCCGGCCGCTGCGCCTCATCATGCCGCTCTACGACGAAGAAATTAACGTCGTGGTGCGGGCGGATTCGCCGATGAAAACCTTCGCCGACATCAAGGACAAAACCATCAGCGTCGGCCTGCTCGGCAGCGGCACCGCGCAATCGGCCACCACGCTCTATCACCTGATGTTCGGCCAGCCGATTCCCGAGCAGAACATCCAGCACCTGAGCAACGAAGACGCGCTGGCCGCGCTGATCGTCAAGAAAGTGGATGTGGCGATCATCGTGGTCGGACAGCCGGCGAAACTGTTCAACGACATGAATCCCGAGTTGCTGAACCAGCTCCGCCTGCTGCGCGCCGATCCCGCCGCGCCGGAGACCGCGCGCGCCAAACAGACCTACTTCCCCGCGACGATCCGCGCCAGCAGCTACCCGAACTGGATTAAAGAAGATACGCCCACGCTGACCGTCAAGGCGTTTCTCGTCACCTACGACTACGGGCTGCGCGATACCGTCGTCAATCTGAACCGCTTCGCCGATTCGCTGTGCGCGAACTTCGACAATCTGCAGGAACACGGGCATCCCAAGTGGAAGCAGGTGAAGCTCGAACTGCCCACCCTCGTGCGCGGATGGAAATACTACGCGCCGGTCGAGAAGCATTTGCGCGCGTGTCTCACCAACAAGAGCGCGGCGATGAACGCGGCGGCGACGCAGGCCGTGCAGAAACCGCGCTCTACCTGCACGGATCAGGAGCGCCTGCTTCTGCTGTGCAAGTAG
- a CDS encoding MDR family MFS transporter — MEQPTTLQSADLTPSPAPAGTRAADHPPIRLLFPALLLVMLLAALDQTIVSTALPTIVGELGGLNNLSWVVTAYLLSSTIVVPLYGKFGDLFGRKIVLQTAIVVFLVGSALCGVAQNMTQLIVLRALQGLGGGGLLVVTMAAIGDVIPPAERGRFQGVFGGVFGLATVIGPLLGGFLVEHLSWRWIFYINLPLGIISLAVIGAVFKPHVRHVKHTIDYMGAAFLAGALTCIILFTSQGGTILPWSSPQLWFTLGIGLVSIWGFIHEERTAVEPIMPLELFKQRTFLLSSLIGFVIGVSLFGSVTFLPLYLQVVKSSTPTQAGMQMLPMMGGLFVMSMVTGRIISKIGKYRIFPIMGTLLAAVAMTLLARLQIDTPIHVMYIDMGILGCGLGMVMQVLILAVQNTVEFKHMGVATSGATLFRSIGGSIGVAAFGAVFSNGLAARLEKLMPPDTELPHALGPAVIHQLPTALREDYLQAFAGALHTVYLSAACVVVLAFALAWLLKDHPLRKH; from the coding sequence ATGGAACAACCCACTACCCTTCAATCCGCCGACCTGACGCCCAGCCCGGCGCCGGCGGGCACGCGAGCGGCCGATCATCCGCCGATCCGCCTGCTGTTTCCGGCACTGCTGCTGGTGATGCTGCTCGCGGCGCTCGATCAGACGATCGTCTCGACCGCGCTGCCGACCATCGTCGGCGAACTCGGCGGCCTCAACAATCTGTCGTGGGTGGTGACCGCCTACCTGCTCAGCTCGACCATCGTCGTGCCGTTGTACGGCAAATTCGGCGACCTGTTCGGCCGCAAGATCGTGCTGCAGACGGCGATCGTGGTGTTTCTGGTCGGCTCCGCGTTATGCGGCGTGGCGCAGAACATGACCCAACTGATCGTGTTGCGCGCGCTGCAGGGACTCGGCGGCGGCGGTCTGCTGGTCGTGACGATGGCCGCGATCGGCGACGTGATTCCGCCGGCCGAACGCGGCCGCTTTCAGGGCGTATTCGGCGGGGTGTTCGGTCTGGCGACGGTGATCGGACCGCTGCTCGGCGGCTTTCTCGTCGAGCACCTGTCGTGGCGCTGGATTTTCTACATCAACCTGCCACTCGGCATCATCTCGCTCGCCGTGATCGGCGCGGTCTTCAAGCCGCATGTGCGTCACGTGAAGCACACCATCGACTACATGGGTGCCGCGTTTCTCGCCGGTGCGCTCACCTGCATCATTCTGTTCACGAGCCAGGGCGGCACGATTCTGCCGTGGTCGTCGCCGCAATTGTGGTTCACGCTGGGCATCGGGCTGGTGTCGATCTGGGGCTTCATTCACGAAGAGCGCACCGCGGTCGAGCCGATCATGCCGCTCGAACTGTTCAAACAACGCACGTTTTTGCTGAGTAGCCTGATCGGCTTCGTCATCGGCGTCTCGCTGTTCGGTTCGGTAACGTTCCTGCCGCTCTATCTGCAGGTGGTCAAAAGCTCGACGCCCACGCAAGCCGGCATGCAGATGCTGCCGATGATGGGCGGCCTGTTCGTGATGTCGATGGTGACCGGCCGCATCATCAGCAAGATCGGCAAGTACCGCATCTTCCCGATCATGGGCACTCTCCTCGCGGCCGTCGCGATGACGTTGCTCGCCCGCCTGCAGATCGACACGCCGATTCATGTGATGTATATCGACATGGGCATTCTCGGCTGCGGTCTCGGCATGGTGATGCAGGTGCTGATTCTCGCCGTGCAGAACACGGTCGAGTTCAAACACATGGGCGTGGCCACATCGGGCGCGACGTTGTTCCGCTCGATCGGCGGCTCGATCGGGGTCGCCGCGTTCGGTGCGGTATTCTCGAACGGCCTCGCCGCGCGCCTCGAAAAATTGATGCCGCCCGACACCGAATTGCCGCACGCACTCGGGCCCGCCGTGATCCATCAATTGCCCACCGCATTGCGCGAAGATTATCTGCAGGCGTTTGCCGGCGCGTTGCATACGGTGTATCTGTCGGCGGCGTGCGTGGTGGTGCTGGCCTTCGCGTTGGCGTGGTTGCTGAAGGATCATCCGTTGCGCAAGCACTGA
- a CDS encoding TetR/AcrR family transcriptional regulator codes for MARIPSDKQEAKGAPQPARRPGRPSGTARGPEQRSRLLDAALVLFARQGIVDTTLGEIAREAGFTPAMMHYYFKTRDQLLDVLIDERFAPLRVGLGVPFQENPDDPVAAITQLARRIVQVATDHPWFPSLWVREVISDGGLLRQRMQERFGNTHQKASLAAIARWQEEGRLNAELEPALVFVTLLGLTILPLAASKMWRNDPVRSKIGGEEIARHAVALLVRGIGPQKTE; via the coding sequence ATGGCAAGGATTCCGTCAGATAAGCAGGAAGCGAAGGGGGCGCCGCAGCCCGCGCGGCGCCCAGGCCGTCCGTCAGGCACCGCGCGCGGCCCGGAGCAGCGCAGCCGCCTGCTCGACGCGGCGCTCGTGCTGTTCGCGCGGCAGGGCATCGTCGATACCACGCTCGGGGAAATTGCCCGCGAGGCGGGCTTCACGCCGGCCATGATGCATTACTACTTCAAGACCCGCGATCAACTGCTCGACGTGCTCATCGACGAACGCTTCGCGCCGTTGCGCGTGGGTCTCGGCGTGCCGTTTCAGGAAAACCCCGACGATCCGGTCGCCGCGATCACGCAACTCGCGCGGCGGATCGTGCAGGTGGCGACCGATCATCCGTGGTTCCCGTCGCTGTGGGTGCGCGAAGTGATCAGCGACGGCGGCCTGCTGCGTCAGCGCATGCAGGAGCGCTTCGGCAACACGCACCAGAAGGCTTCTCTGGCGGCGATCGCGCGCTGGCAGGAGGAGGGGCGTCTGAACGCGGAACTGGAGCCTGCGCTCGTGTTCGTCACGTTGCTGGGATTGACGATTCTGCCGCTGGCCGCGTCGAAGATGTGGCGCAACGATCCTGTGCGCAGCAAGATCGGCGGCGAGGAGATCGCGCGGCATGCGGTCGCGCTGCTGGTGCGAGGGATCGGACCGCAGAAAACGGAGTGA
- a CDS encoding response regulator: MNSDTAAAQIGGTQQNDTLATSDGLTGFLEQQQKMNGALRLDQATIVLVEDDPDSRESLTLLLEAEGAQVCAVADAEEGVEAALRLLPDAVVCDLDLPAMDGFYLIQRLRDHEIRGDHAPAVAVALTGHTDEAYRLRSIGEGFQHFMTKPALPDDLVTLLHDAIDARAAG, translated from the coding sequence ATGAACAGCGACACCGCAGCCGCGCAAATCGGCGGCACGCAGCAGAACGATACATTGGCCACATCTGACGGCCTAACCGGTTTTTTAGAGCAACAACAGAAAATGAACGGAGCATTGAGACTCGATCAGGCCACGATCGTGCTCGTCGAAGACGACCCGGACAGCCGGGAGTCGTTGACCTTGTTACTCGAAGCGGAAGGCGCGCAGGTCTGCGCCGTTGCGGATGCGGAAGAGGGCGTCGAAGCGGCCTTGCGGCTGTTGCCGGATGCCGTGGTCTGCGACCTCGATTTGCCGGCCATGGACGGTTTCTACCTGATCCAGCGGCTGCGCGATCACGAGATTCGCGGCGATCACGCGCCTGCGGTGGCGGTGGCGCTCACGGGTCATACCGACGAAGCCTACCGCTTGCGCAGCATCGGCGAGGGTTTCCAGCATTTCATGACCAAACCCGCTTTGCCCGACGATCTCGTGACGCTGCTGCACGACGCGATCGACGCGCGCGCGGCGGGCTAA
- a CDS encoding Fur family transcriptional regulator: MKTAKPAALAAKAPSAATAHAHEPGHTHGASQEAALTLADEYCRERGEKLTPIRRKVLELLLNSGRATKAYSLLDDMRQIHPGSAPPTVYRALDFLLTAGLVHRIESINAFTVCHDLTQCQHGILVVCQQCGNVTELHQPKLRQALVAQIEDAGYRLASDEIELKGLCSACQAVEAEAAASSAAAVAAK, encoded by the coding sequence ATGAAGACCGCCAAGCCCGCCGCGCTCGCCGCCAAAGCCCCCTCCGCCGCCACTGCGCATGCCCATGAGCCGGGGCACACGCACGGCGCTTCGCAGGAAGCCGCGCTGACGCTCGCAGACGAATATTGCCGCGAACGCGGCGAAAAACTCACGCCGATTCGCCGCAAAGTGCTTGAATTGCTGCTGAATTCCGGCCGCGCCACCAAGGCCTATTCGTTGCTCGACGACATGCGCCAGATCCATCCGGGCTCGGCGCCGCCCACGGTGTACCGGGCGCTGGATTTCCTGCTGACCGCCGGGCTCGTGCATCGGATCGAATCGATCAACGCCTTCACGGTGTGCCACGATCTGACGCAGTGCCAGCACGGCATTCTCGTGGTCTGCCAGCAGTGCGGCAACGTGACCGAACTGCATCAGCCGAAACTGCGTCAGGCGCTCGTCGCGCAGATCGAAGACGCGGGCTACCGCCTCGCCAGCGATGAAATCGAATTGAAGGGATTGTGTTCCGCGTGCCAGGCGGTGGAAGCAGAAGCCGCGGCGAGTTCAGCGGCGGCTGTCGCCGCTAAATAG